A region of Chloroflexota bacterium DNA encodes the following proteins:
- the cpaB gene encoding Flp pilus assembly protein CpaB: protein MLGLVLGVITGGVIWLLLSQGGGGGGATPVPHTTRVVIAQQNIVQFATIPAAAVTLYDWPDDVPVPPGSLTDISQATGKMSRTRIAIGQILVRDMIADKKEEETRKGVGSDAALIIPKGKVAVAFPVSQISGVASALREGDFVDLIVSYDLVPPAGQVLSGYTRRQITQLTLQDAEILRVGAWNAAATADNSGAGAPSLTFLVNRQDALVLKFLRETSAEVQLALRAAGDHEIVQTEPVIVEYIDQRFNFTGSLVGRK, encoded by the coding sequence ATGCTGGGGCTCGTTCTCGGAGTCATCACCGGAGGCGTCATCTGGTTGTTGCTCAGTCAGGGCGGGGGAGGAGGCGGCGCGACCCCCGTGCCGCACACGACACGTGTTGTAATTGCACAGCAAAACATTGTGCAATTCGCAACAATCCCGGCGGCCGCTGTCACGCTGTATGACTGGCCGGACGATGTGCCGGTACCGCCCGGTTCCCTTACGGACATCAGCCAGGCAACGGGCAAGATGTCGCGGACTCGAATCGCGATCGGCCAAATCCTCGTGCGCGACATGATCGCCGACAAGAAAGAGGAAGAGACTCGCAAGGGCGTTGGGTCCGACGCGGCGCTCATCATTCCCAAGGGCAAAGTCGCCGTGGCGTTCCCGGTCAGCCAGATTTCCGGGGTGGCGTCGGCGCTGCGCGAGGGGGATTTTGTCGACTTGATCGTATCCTATGACCTGGTGCCACCCGCCGGGCAGGTGCTCTCGGGATACACGCGCCGGCAGATTACGCAACTGACGCTGCAAGATGCCGAAATCCTGCGTGTCGGGGCGTGGAATGCCGCGGCGACGGCGGACAATAGCGGGGCGGGCGCGCCCAGCCTGACGTTCCTCGTCAACCGGCAGGATGCGCTGGTGTTGAAGTTCCTGCGCGAAACTTCTGCTGAAGTTCAGTTGGCACTGCGGGCGGCCGGTGATCACGAGATCGTGCAGACGGAGCCGGTCATTGTCGAGTATATCGACCAGCGCTTCAACTTTACGGGCTCGCTTGTGGGCCGCAAGTAA
- a CDS encoding response regulator gives MSESTGKIRVLIVDDNPDTVTNLKKLLYFEKDVEVAATGGTGDDAVRLAIEHQPDVVLMDINMPGMDGIAASEQITRQVPGTQIVIMSVQAEPDYLRRAMLAGAREFLIKPFSSEQLANTIRAVAKLGGEQRAAARQGAATGTPPAGSTTDNRVSATPARPAGQVVSAATLPPPAGERTITVPPARTVAPYTQAPASAPAAPSVPQGKVLVVFSASGGLGRSTLAANLAIALKEETRGRVALVDCSLRFGDVGVLLNLTSQQTIAEIASAEGGPDLEILADLMVSHPSGIKVMLAPSSPELAELVTAPAVRTILTALRAKFDYIVVDTFASLDEVTLNVLDVADRILLLTTSEIPAIKNTKLFFEVTEALKYPADKTLMILSKHDPRSSITAQDIQASIKHPVYAVIERDDRATTQAAQMGQPFVINQKNSLAALSIVRLAKLLVRPAADPAGESARAQPQQRRGLFR, from the coding sequence ATGAGCGAAAGCACCGGCAAGATACGGGTCCTGATCGTTGACGATAATCCGGACACGGTCACCAATCTCAAGAAGCTGCTCTATTTCGAGAAGGACGTTGAAGTCGCAGCTACGGGCGGCACGGGCGATGACGCCGTCCGGTTGGCGATCGAGCACCAGCCGGATGTGGTGTTGATGGACATCAACATGCCCGGCATGGACGGCATTGCCGCCAGCGAGCAGATTACGCGCCAGGTGCCTGGCACACAGATCGTAATCATGTCCGTGCAGGCCGAGCCGGACTATCTGCGGCGGGCTATGCTGGCCGGTGCGCGCGAGTTCTTGATCAAACCGTTTAGCAGCGAACAACTGGCGAACACTATTCGCGCAGTGGCGAAGCTGGGCGGCGAACAGCGAGCCGCCGCCCGGCAAGGCGCCGCGACCGGCACGCCGCCGGCCGGCTCAACCACGGACAACCGCGTTTCGGCGACGCCGGCGCGACCGGCCGGACAGGTAGTGTCCGCGGCAACGTTACCACCGCCGGCAGGCGAGCGCACGATCACGGTGCCGCCGGCCAGGACCGTGGCGCCATACACGCAGGCGCCCGCCAGCGCACCCGCCGCCCCAAGCGTGCCGCAAGGCAAAGTGCTGGTTGTCTTCAGCGCCAGCGGCGGGCTGGGTCGCAGCACGCTGGCCGCCAATCTGGCCATTGCGCTGAAAGAGGAGACGCGTGGGCGCGTGGCGCTGGTCGATTGCAGCTTGCGCTTTGGCGACGTCGGCGTGCTGCTCAACCTGACCAGCCAGCAGACGATCGCCGAAATCGCGTCGGCCGAAGGCGGGCCCGATCTGGAAATACTTGCCGATCTGATGGTCTCGCATCCGTCGGGCATCAAGGTCATGCTGGCGCCGTCCTCGCCGGAACTGGCGGAACTGGTCACGGCGCCGGCGGTGCGGACGATCCTGACTGCGCTGCGCGCCAAGTTTGACTATATTGTGGTCGATACGTTTGCATCGCTTGACGAGGTCACGCTCAATGTGTTGGATGTGGCCGACCGGATTCTGCTGCTGACGACCAGCGAGATTCCGGCTATCAAGAATACCAAACTGTTCTTTGAGGTGACCGAGGCGCTCAAGTATCCGGCGGACAAGACCTTGATGATCCTGAGCAAGCATGACCCGCGCAGCAGTATCACGGCGCAGGATATCCAGGCCAGCATCAAGCACCCCGTCTATGCGGTCATCGAGCGCGACGACCGCGCGACAACCCAGGCCGCGCAGATGGGGCAGCCGTTCGTAATCAATCAAAAGAACTCACTGGCGGCGCTTTCGATCGTACGACTGGCCAAGCTGCTCGTGCGACCGGCAGCCGACCCGGCCGGAGAATCGGCCAGGGCGCAACCGCAGCAACGACGCGGGTTGTTCCGCTAG
- a CDS encoding CpaF family protein, with protein sequence MSLLKRIEKSVQTTPGGLTPVPAGANTASVDGGGVDGSASKLDEIRLRRQAAAPVRDAQRELKERIHARLIAELDPKLDVSKTEEVRRSLETLFNAAVEEENVPMNRADRAKLFEQIVSDILGFGPIEVLLGDESITEIMVNGPKTVYIERAGKVEKSSVQFENDSHVMRIIDRIVSPIGRRVDEAQPYVDARLPNGSRVNIIIPPLALRGPTVTIRKFFKRMLTAERLVEMGAISAEAIELLKACCFARLNLVVSGGTGTGKTTFLNMLSSFIPSDERIITVENAAELQLQQDHVITLESRPPNIEGKGEVTIRDLVINTLRMRPDRIIVGECRSGEALDMLQAMNTGHDGSMTTLHANSPRDALSRLETMVLMAGMDLPVRAIREQISAAVDVVVQLERMRDGTRRTVAVTEVQGMEGDVIVMQDVFKFEQYGIENGKIMGRLQPTGIRPKFTEKLEASGIQLPPEVFGFTGDRRRR encoded by the coding sequence ATGTCACTATTGAAACGCATTGAAAAATCGGTTCAGACGACGCCGGGCGGCCTGACGCCCGTCCCGGCGGGCGCCAACACGGCGTCCGTCGATGGCGGCGGCGTGGATGGCAGCGCGTCCAAGCTAGATGAAATCCGCTTGCGGCGGCAGGCTGCCGCGCCGGTTCGCGACGCCCAGCGTGAGCTGAAAGAGCGCATTCACGCCCGCCTGATCGCCGAGCTCGATCCCAAGCTGGACGTCAGCAAGACCGAAGAGGTACGCCGGAGCCTGGAGACGCTGTTCAACGCGGCGGTCGAGGAAGAAAACGTCCCGATGAACCGCGCCGACCGTGCGAAGTTGTTCGAGCAGATCGTTTCGGACATACTTGGGTTTGGCCCGATCGAAGTGCTGCTGGGTGACGAATCGATCACCGAAATCATGGTCAACGGGCCGAAGACGGTTTACATCGAGCGGGCCGGCAAAGTCGAGAAGTCGTCGGTGCAGTTCGAGAACGACTCGCACGTGATGCGGATCATCGATCGCATCGTGTCGCCGATCGGCCGTCGGGTCGATGAGGCGCAGCCGTATGTCGACGCCCGCCTGCCGAATGGATCGCGCGTCAACATCATCATCCCGCCGCTGGCCCTGCGCGGCCCCACGGTCACTATCCGAAAGTTCTTCAAGCGGATGCTGACCGCCGAGCGCCTGGTTGAGATGGGAGCGATCTCGGCGGAGGCGATCGAGCTGCTGAAGGCGTGTTGCTTCGCGCGCCTGAATTTGGTCGTGTCGGGCGGCACGGGCACCGGCAAGACGACGTTCCTGAACATGTTGTCGTCGTTCATCCCGTCCGATGAGCGCATCATCACGGTCGAGAACGCGGCCGAGCTGCAGTTGCAGCAGGATCACGTCATCACGCTGGAGTCGCGTCCGCCGAACATTGAAGGCAAGGGCGAGGTGACGATTCGCGATCTGGTCATCAACACGCTGCGCATGCGTCCCGACCGCATCATCGTCGGCGAATGCCGTTCGGGCGAGGCGCTCGACATGCTGCAGGCGATGAACACCGGCCACGACGGATCGATGACGACCTTGCACGCCAACAGCCCGCGCGACGCGCTCTCCCGCCTCGAGACAATGGTGCTGATGGCGGGCATGGACCTGCCGGTGCGCGCCATCCGCGAGCAGATTTCGGCGGCGGTCGATGTGGTCGTCCAACTGGAGCGCATGCGCGACGGCACGCGTCGCACCGTGGCGGTAACCGAGGTGCAGGGCATGGAAGGCGACGTGATCGTCATGCAGGACGTCTTCAAGTTCGAACAGTACGGCATCGAGAACGGCAAGATCATGGGGCGGCTGCAGCCGACCGGCATTCGCCCGAAGTTCACGGAAAAGCTGGAAGCGTCGGGCATCCAACTGCCGCCCGAGGTCTTCGGCTTTACCGGAGACCGGCGGCGGCGTTAA
- a CDS encoding type II secretion system F family protein, which translates to MELAPIGVALLCTISIVIMFAGVARYVFSSNAIGDRLDRFASRTGGSDTTPVQEKKGKLADEIDKELSRRGQSNDLIVQLARADLKLTPGEFLLISFALVAGVGLLFYLIFRQPFMALPGGVLGYFLPRVYLGFRQGQRRKAFASQLPDAVALLANSLRSGYSLLQSMELLSREMPPPIAGEFGRVVREMGLGLDMEAAMNNMVRRNANDDLDMTVTAILINHEVGGNLSQVLEIIGHTIRERIRIKGEIGVLTAQQQSAGYLVGSMPFILTMVLFVLNGDYMGELFRSICGMMLACTSFGLVGLAFVLIRRIVNIEV; encoded by the coding sequence ATGGAACTGGCCCCGATAGGCGTGGCGTTGTTGTGCACGATTTCGATCGTGATCATGTTTGCCGGTGTCGCACGGTACGTGTTTAGCTCGAACGCAATCGGCGACCGGCTGGACCGTTTTGCTTCGCGCACCGGCGGAAGCGACACGACGCCGGTGCAGGAAAAAAAAGGCAAGCTGGCCGACGAGATCGACAAAGAGCTGTCCAGGCGCGGCCAGTCCAACGACCTGATCGTGCAACTGGCGCGCGCCGATCTGAAGCTGACGCCGGGCGAATTCCTGCTGATCAGCTTCGCGCTCGTCGCCGGCGTGGGTCTGCTGTTCTACCTTATCTTCCGCCAGCCGTTCATGGCGCTGCCGGGCGGCGTGCTGGGCTACTTTTTGCCGCGCGTCTACCTCGGCTTCCGGCAGGGCCAGCGCCGCAAGGCGTTTGCTTCCCAACTGCCGGATGCCGTCGCCCTGCTGGCCAACTCGCTGCGCTCAGGCTACAGCCTGTTGCAGTCCATGGAGTTGCTGTCGCGCGAAATGCCGCCGCCCATCGCCGGGGAGTTTGGACGGGTGGTGCGCGAGATGGGGCTCGGCCTTGACATGGAAGCGGCGATGAACAACATGGTGCGCCGCAACGCCAATGACGACCTCGATATGACGGTGACGGCAATCCTGATCAACCACGAGGTGGGCGGCAACCTGTCGCAGGTGCTGGAAATCATCGGGCATACGATCCGCGAACGCATTCGCATCAAGGGCGAGATCGGCGTGCTGACGGCGCAGCAGCAAAGCGCCGGCTATCTGGTCGGCTCGATGCCGTTCATCCTGACGATGGTGCTCTTTGTTTTGAACGGCGACTACATGGGCGAGCTGTTCCGCAGTATTTGCGGCATGATGCTGGCATGCACCTCGTTCGGGCTGGTGGGTCTGGCTTTTGTGCTGATTCGCCGCATCGTGAATATCGAGGTCTAG
- a CDS encoding type II secretion system F family protein, which produces MLPILVALLAFAAVLMVFIGLALPGRADPLQSRLNQFGTRVRTLDEIEMERPFSERVGRPMLQSLSGLALRFAPRANVEGMRLKLEMSGNPYNWLPTDFLGVRTLAAVVCAVLPLGLMLVSKAPFAQAVLYATAGGGLGFYLPVLWLNRKIAARQKTIQRSLPDALDLLTISVEAGLALDAGLARVAEKMDNELARAFGRVNSEVRMGRSRKEALKDMAERAGVSDLSNFVTALIQAEQLGVSMTKILRVQSEQMRIKRRQRAEEEAHKAPTKMSVVLVLLLIPGLFIVILGPTIPRLCRQFNMLPGLCG; this is translated from the coding sequence GTGTTACCCATCCTTGTGGCCTTGCTGGCGTTTGCTGCGGTATTGATGGTGTTCATCGGCCTGGCGCTGCCTGGCCGGGCCGACCCGCTGCAGTCGCGCCTGAACCAGTTTGGCACGCGCGTGCGTACGCTCGACGAAATCGAAATGGAGCGGCCGTTCTCCGAGCGTGTCGGGCGCCCGATGCTGCAGAGCCTTTCAGGGTTGGCGCTGCGTTTTGCGCCGCGCGCCAATGTCGAGGGTATGCGCCTTAAGCTGGAGATGTCGGGCAACCCGTACAACTGGTTGCCAACCGATTTTCTGGGCGTGCGGACGCTGGCCGCCGTGGTCTGCGCCGTGCTGCCGCTCGGGCTGATGCTCGTGAGCAAGGCGCCGTTTGCGCAAGCGGTGCTGTATGCCACGGCGGGCGGCGGGCTGGGTTTCTACCTGCCGGTGCTGTGGCTCAACCGGAAAATCGCGGCCCGTCAGAAGACGATCCAGCGATCCCTGCCCGATGCGCTCGACCTGCTGACGATCAGCGTAGAGGCCGGCCTGGCGCTGGATGCCGGCCTGGCGCGGGTGGCCGAGAAGATGGATAACGAGTTGGCGCGCGCCTTTGGCCGGGTCAACAGCGAAGTGCGCATGGGGCGCTCGCGCAAAGAAGCGCTCAAGGACATGGCGGAGCGCGCCGGCGTGTCCGACCTGAGCAACTTCGTGACCGCGCTGATCCAGGCCGAGCAGTTAGGCGTCAGCATGACCAAGATCCTGCGCGTGCAGTCCGAGCAGATGCGCATCAAGCGCCGCCAGCGCGCCGAAGAAGAAGCGCACAAGGCGCCGACCAAGATGAGCGTCGTGCTTGTACTGCTGCTGATTCCCGGCCTGTTCATCGTCATTCTGGGCCCGACCATCCCGCGCCTGTGCCGCCAGTTTAATATGCTGCCGGGCCTGTGCGGGTAA
- a CDS encoding DUF192 domain-containing protein produces the protein MRVSIRNRTRGSVVAAGAAEATGFADRLLGLMGRPALPPGGGLVLYDTNWIHMFWMRFPLDCVYIDRRGVVVGLEPGLRPNTLGKPFWRAWATLELPAGAIAASATQVGDQLELEPQP, from the coding sequence GTGCGGGTAAGCATTCGCAACCGCACGCGCGGCTCGGTGGTCGCCGCCGGTGCGGCCGAGGCGACCGGCTTCGCCGACCGCTTGCTGGGACTGATGGGTAGGCCGGCTTTGCCGCCCGGCGGCGGGTTGGTGCTGTACGACACGAACTGGATTCACATGTTTTGGATGCGCTTCCCGCTCGATTGCGTGTATATCGACCGGCGCGGCGTGGTCGTTGGCCTGGAGCCCGGATTGCGCCCCAACACGCTGGGCAAGCCGTTCTGGCGCGCCTGGGCCACGCTGGAACTGCCCGCCGGGGCGATTGCCGCCAGCGCCACGCAGGTTGGTGATCAGTTGGAGCTTGAGCCGCAACCGTAA
- a CDS encoding aminoglycoside phosphotransferase family protein, whose product MTQSAARKAQLLAALQAEVQTHYPEWQADHFEIAGQGLEGLVCRADTDAFGPVAIKTPWQRFVSDDFGIWDLRAYLEQEAVLTLHACRHGVPSPAIRALHLNDDGLDFLASEFIARDDSPLSFHDLGRLVRSIHDCPPVERTLVAERPGGFNAMVAARVADRARAVERYAELILDRLRPELLNEILGTYVPRRQLLHMDARPANLFTRQSRVVAINDWGNALHGDPVFELARVAEAGNLRDGFLAGYGDAAIFDSVPPAVETIYRLDTAMMLVIVFLFGEPDVDRARRQVVRTQALYDQLCAFV is encoded by the coding sequence ATGACGCAGTCCGCTGCGCGGAAAGCGCAACTGCTGGCGGCGCTGCAGGCGGAAGTGCAAACGCACTATCCGGAGTGGCAGGCCGACCATTTCGAGATCGCGGGGCAGGGGTTGGAAGGGCTCGTCTGCCGCGCCGACACGGACGCCTTTGGACCGGTGGCGATCAAGACGCCCTGGCAGCGTTTCGTCAGCGACGACTTCGGGATTTGGGACCTGCGCGCATATCTGGAGCAGGAAGCCGTGTTGACCTTGCACGCGTGCCGTCACGGTGTGCCATCGCCAGCGATCCGCGCCCTGCACCTGAACGACGACGGGCTCGATTTTCTGGCGTCAGAGTTCATCGCGCGTGACGACAGTCCGCTGTCGTTCCACGACTTAGGTCGCCTGGTGCGGTCGATCCACGACTGCCCGCCGGTGGAGCGCACCCTCGTCGCAGAGCGACCGGGCGGCTTCAACGCCATGGTGGCGGCTCGTGTCGCTGATCGGGCACGCGCAGTCGAGCGGTACGCGGAATTGATTCTCGACCGTCTGCGGCCCGAGTTGCTAAACGAGATACTGGGCACGTATGTGCCGCGCCGGCAGTTGCTGCACATGGATGCGCGCCCGGCCAACCTATTCACCCGGCAGTCGCGGGTGGTGGCGATCAACGACTGGGGTAACGCCCTGCATGGCGACCCAGTTTTTGAGTTGGCGCGTGTGGCCGAGGCCGGCAATCTCAGGGACGGTTTCCTCGCTGGCTACGGTGATGCGGCGATCTTCGATTCCGTGCCGCCGGCGGTGGAGACGATCTACCGGCTCGACACCGCGATGATGCTGGTCATCGTGTTCCTGTTTGGCGAACCGGATGTCGATCGCGCCCGTCGACAGGTGGTGCGCACGCAGGCGTTGTACGACCAACTCTGCGCGTTCGTCTAG
- a CDS encoding glycosyltransferase family 2 protein, translated as MIDLPVIIVSYNTRDLLRDCLRAVIASEGVNPLPIVVDNASRDGSAEMVRAEFPGVQLIEAGANLGFAAGNNVALRSLGFGGQQSGAPEFVLLLNPDTHVQPDAIATLLAFIQAHPRAGMVGAQLTYPDGRFQHSAFRFPGIFQTYFDFFPAQHRVMNSALNGRYARHAEPFLVDHPLGASMLLRGAAIQDAGLMDEGYFMYVEEVDWSRRIRAARWDIWCEPRAGIVHFEGQSTSQFRQAMYVQLWKSRLRYFGKFESRARLATIRFVIRLGLWHAQRTTEADTQMNQAERSARLSAIADVRAMLAGNS; from the coding sequence GTGATCGATTTACCAGTCATTATCGTCTCGTACAACACGCGTGATCTGCTGCGCGACTGTCTGCGGGCAGTGATCGCCAGCGAGGGCGTGAATCCGCTGCCGATCGTGGTGGACAATGCGTCGCGGGATGGCAGCGCGGAGATGGTGCGCGCCGAGTTTCCAGGCGTCCAGTTGATCGAGGCGGGCGCCAACCTCGGATTCGCGGCCGGCAATAACGTGGCGCTGCGCTCGCTCGGATTCGGCGGTCAGCAATCCGGCGCGCCGGAGTTCGTGTTGCTGCTGAATCCCGACACGCACGTGCAGCCGGATGCCATTGCGACGCTGCTGGCGTTCATTCAGGCGCACCCGCGCGCGGGGATGGTCGGCGCACAGTTGACCTACCCCGACGGGCGTTTTCAGCATTCGGCGTTCCGTTTCCCCGGCATCTTCCAGACGTACTTCGACTTCTTTCCGGCGCAGCATCGCGTCATGAACTCCGCGCTCAATGGCCGCTATGCGCGTCATGCCGAGCCGTTCCTGGTAGATCACCCGCTGGGTGCAAGCATGCTGTTGCGCGGCGCGGCAATACAAGATGCCGGCCTGATGGATGAAGGGTATTTCATGTATGTCGAGGAAGTGGACTGGTCGCGGCGCATCCGGGCCGCGCGCTGGGATATCTGGTGCGAGCCACGCGCGGGCATTGTGCACTTTGAGGGCCAATCGACCAGCCAGTTCCGGCAGGCGATGTACGTGCAGCTTTGGAAGAGCCGCTTGCGCTATTTCGGGAAGTTCGAGTCGCGGGCGCGGCTGGCTACAATCCGATTCGTCATCCGCCTGGGCCTCTGGCATGCACAACGCACGACTGAGGCGGACACGCAGATGAATCAGGCTGAACGATCGGCGCGACTGTCGGCAATTGCCGACGTGCGCGCCATGTTGGCGGGTAACTCATGA
- a CDS encoding glycosyltransferase family 2 protein, producing MTTLSAVVLARNEERHLPDCLASLAWADEMLVVDSFSTDRTPEITRAAGARLEERAFVNYAAMRDTALGLATGDWVLFVDADERVPGDLRDEVRATINAAPDTQAGYWIPRKNYIFGAWIRHTGWYPDRQLRLMRRAGARYDPARTVHELVVLDGDVGELTRHLTHINYETIGEFIRKQRYYAQFDAHKLWQQGVRPQPRKFVTQPLREFYRRFVQLSGWRDGWRGWLLCGLMAWYQFEIYRLMRRQGAGDPGAGAP from the coding sequence ATGACGACGCTTTCCGCGGTGGTGCTGGCGCGCAACGAGGAGCGGCACCTGCCGGATTGCCTCGCCAGCCTGGCGTGGGCCGACGAAATGCTGGTGGTGGATTCGTTCAGCACCGATCGCACGCCGGAGATTACGCGCGCGGCCGGCGCGCGGCTGGAGGAGCGCGCGTTCGTCAACTACGCGGCGATGCGCGACACGGCGCTTGGCCTGGCGACCGGCGACTGGGTGCTGTTCGTGGACGCCGACGAGCGCGTGCCCGGCGATCTGCGCGACGAGGTGCGGGCGACGATCAATGCCGCGCCGGACACGCAGGCCGGCTACTGGATACCGCGCAAGAACTATATCTTCGGAGCGTGGATACGGCACACAGGCTGGTACCCGGATCGGCAACTGCGCTTGATGCGCCGCGCCGGCGCGCGCTACGACCCAGCGCGGACGGTGCACGAGCTGGTCGTGCTGGACGGCGACGTTGGCGAACTAACACGGCACCTCACGCATATCAACTACGAGACGATCGGTGAGTTCATCCGCAAGCAAAGGTATTATGCGCAGTTTGACGCCCACAAGCTGTGGCAGCAAGGCGTCCGGCCGCAGCCGCGCAAGTTTGTGACGCAGCCACTACGCGAGTTCTACCGGCGCTTCGTGCAGTTGTCCGGCTGGCGCGACGGCTGGCGCGGGTGGCTATTGTGCGGGTTGATGGCGTGGTACCAGTTCGAGATCTATCGTTTGATGCGCCGCCAGGGCGCCGGTGACCCTGGGGCGGGAGCGCCCTGA
- the raiA gene encoding ribosome-associated translation inhibitor RaiA, producing MQLSITGRNVEVTDYTREYVEKKMQRVERHLPGMTEARVELTSENTKGSDARNVAQITLRSGGKILRGEERGSDLFTAIDMAMEKVVRQVDRFKEKRHGRKRRSAGLRETVDAIESLPVALAEAASEPPPASPDDLEYEAYLPIVRTKRFQTSPMSAEEAIEQMELIGHSFFVFYNESDGGVNVLYRRNDGDYGLLIPELG from the coding sequence ATGCAACTCTCGATCACGGGACGCAACGTTGAGGTCACGGACTATACCCGTGAGTACGTGGAAAAGAAGATGCAGCGCGTCGAGCGGCATCTGCCGGGCATGACGGAGGCGCGGGTCGAGTTGACCAGCGAAAACACCAAGGGGTCGGACGCACGCAACGTGGCCCAGATCACGCTCCGCTCGGGCGGCAAGATTCTGCGCGGCGAGGAGCGTGGCTCCGACCTGTTCACCGCCATCGACATGGCGATGGAGAAGGTGGTGCGCCAGGTCGACCGGTTCAAGGAGAAGCGCCATGGCCGCAAGCGGCGAAGCGCCGGCTTGCGCGAGACGGTCGATGCGATCGAAAGCTTGCCAGTCGCGCTGGCCGAAGCGGCATCCGAGCCGCCGCCGGCCAGCCCGGATGACCTGGAGTACGAAGCGTATCTGCCGATCGTACGCACCAAACGCTTCCAGACCTCGCCGATGTCGGCCGAGGAAGCGATCGAGCAGATGGAGTTGATCGGCCACTCGTTCTTCGTGTTCTACAACGAGAGCGACGGCGGAGTGAACGTGCTCTACCGGCGCAACGACGGCGACTACGGGCTGCTGATACCGGAACTGGGATAG
- a CDS encoding ComF family protein, which yields MPERTTARTRIAALWRDANRTVLDLLFPPRCAGCGRLGREWFCAACTGALQRIAPPFCPRCGSELPSPSAACASCAAHPPPDVLASLHAVARYADPLRPAIHALKYNGRTVLAEPLGALLAAELATLALPASLIVPVPLHKQRERQRGYNQSALLAAEVGRRCGLPVDRDALVRDRNTEPQVSMHSAAERRANIAGAFRARRALPGEKILLIDDVATTGATLANCAIELAAAGAGIVWGLTLAR from the coding sequence ATGCCAGAGCGGACGACTGCGCGCACGCGTATCGCGGCGCTGTGGCGCGACGCCAACCGGACCGTGCTCGACCTGCTCTTCCCGCCGCGTTGTGCCGGCTGCGGCCGGCTGGGGCGCGAGTGGTTCTGCGCCGCCTGCACCGGCGCGCTGCAGCGTATTGCGCCGCCATTCTGCCCTCGCTGCGGCAGCGAGCTACCGTCCCCTTCTGCCGCATGTGCCAGTTGCGCCGCTCACCCACCGCCCGACGTGCTGGCCAGCCTGCATGCAGTCGCACGATACGCCGATCCGCTGCGCCCGGCGATTCACGCGCTGAAGTATAACGGGCGAACGGTGCTCGCCGAGCCGCTGGGCGCGCTGCTGGCCGCCGAGCTTGCCACGCTCGCGCTGCCGGCCAGCCTGATCGTGCCGGTGCCGTTGCACAAACAACGCGAGCGCCAGCGCGGCTACAACCAGTCGGCGCTGCTCGCGGCCGAAGTCGGCCGCCGCTGCGGCCTGCCGGTCGATCGAGACGCACTGGTGCGCGACCGGAACACGGAACCGCAGGTCAGTATGCACAGCGCCGCCGAGCGCCGCGCCAATATCGCGGGCGCCTTCCGCGCCCGGCGCGCGCTGCCCGGCGAGAAGATTCTGCTCATCGACGATGTCGCGACCACCGGCGCGACGCTGGCCAACTGCGCGATCGAACTGGCTGCCGCCGGTGCCGGAATTGTTTGGGGATTGACTTTAGCACGTTAA
- a CDS encoding HAD family phosphatase, which translates to MTDHLIRAIIFDLGGVLLDWDPRYVYREVFGGDEAAVDAFLAEIDFYGWNMHQDAGRSFDEAAEALCAQHPRWCEQIRLYGQRYVHSFGGAIEPTVAILRQLKAAGWPLVALSNFPPGKFDETRARFDFLHLFDDAVISGDVKLTKPDARIYRLAVERAGCRAEQCVFIDDVPANVAAAASLGIDAIRFESAEQLAGDLKRRGIL; encoded by the coding sequence ATGACTGACCATCTAATTCGCGCGATTATCTTTGACCTGGGCGGGGTGCTGCTCGACTGGGATCCACGCTACGTGTACCGAGAGGTGTTTGGCGGCGACGAAGCGGCCGTCGATGCGTTTCTGGCTGAGATCGATTTCTACGGCTGGAACATGCACCAGGACGCCGGGCGCAGCTTCGACGAGGCAGCCGAGGCGCTGTGCGCACAGCACCCGCGCTGGTGCGAACAGATTCGTCTCTACGGTCAGCGCTACGTGCACTCGTTCGGCGGGGCGATCGAGCCGACGGTGGCGATTCTGCGGCAACTGAAGGCCGCCGGTTGGCCGCTGGTTGCACTGTCGAATTTCCCGCCCGGCAAGTTTGATGAGACGCGCGCGCGCTTCGACTTCCTGCACCTGTTTGACGATGCGGTGATATCGGGCGATGTGAAACTGACGAAGCCCGACGCGCGCATCTACCGGTTGGCGGTGGAGCGCGCCGGTTGCCGGGCGGAGCAGTGCGTGTTTATCGACGACGTGCCGGCGAATGTCGCTGCGGCGGCATCGCTGGGCATCGATGCCATTCGCTTCGAGTCGGCCGAGCAACTGGCCGGCGACTTGAAGCGGCGCGGTATCCTCTAG